One segment of Nocardia farcinica DNA contains the following:
- a CDS encoding ATP-binding cassette domain-containing protein, producing MRDTQRAPAISARGLCKSFGEQVVLDGIDLAVAPGTIFALLGPNGAGKTTTVQILTTLMRADAGEVRVGGFDVAAERTEVRGTIGVTGQFAAVDELLTGRENLLLMADLHHLPRAEGKRLADELLTRFDLTEAADKTAATYSGGMTRRLDLAMTLVGDPRIIFLDEPTTGLDPRSRRDMWQIIADLVTDMGVTVFLTTQYLEEADQLADRIAVLNHGRIVAEGTAAELKRLVPGGHIRLDFADATSLRSAAGVLDGARVLDGEGGGFTLAVPSDGGVRSLRAVLDRLDAARVEVDGLSVHTPTLDDVFLTLTGAPTADTTSKEALR from the coding sequence ATGAGGGACACCCAGCGCGCGCCGGCGATCTCGGCGCGCGGGCTGTGCAAGAGTTTCGGTGAGCAGGTGGTGCTCGACGGCATCGACCTCGCCGTCGCGCCCGGCACCATCTTCGCCCTGCTCGGCCCCAACGGCGCGGGCAAGACCACCACCGTGCAGATCCTCACCACATTGATGCGCGCGGACGCCGGTGAGGTCAGGGTCGGCGGTTTCGACGTGGCGGCCGAACGCACCGAAGTCCGCGGGACGATCGGGGTGACCGGTCAGTTCGCCGCGGTCGACGAACTGCTCACCGGCCGGGAGAACCTGCTGCTCATGGCCGACCTGCACCACCTGCCCCGCGCCGAGGGCAAGCGGCTGGCCGACGAACTGCTGACCCGCTTCGACCTCACCGAGGCGGCCGACAAGACCGCCGCCACCTACTCCGGCGGCATGACCCGCCGTCTCGATCTGGCGATGACCCTGGTCGGCGACCCGCGCATCATCTTCCTCGACGAGCCGACCACCGGCCTCGACCCGCGCAGCAGGCGCGACATGTGGCAGATCATCGCCGACCTGGTCACCGACATGGGCGTCACCGTCTTCCTCACCACCCAGTACCTCGAGGAGGCCGATCAGCTCGCCGACCGCATCGCGGTGCTGAACCACGGCCGGATCGTGGCCGAGGGCACCGCCGCGGAGCTCAAGCGACTGGTGCCCGGTGGACACATCCGGCTCGACTTCGCCGACGCCACGAGCCTGCGCAGCGCCGCCGGTGTGCTCGACGGCGCCCGCGTCCTCGACGGCGAGGGCGGCGGGTTCACCCTGGCGGTGCCCAGCGACGGCGGCGTGCGTTCGCTGCGCGCGGTGCTCGACCGGCTCGACGCCGCCCGTGTGGAGGTCGACGGATTGTCCGTGCACACCCCCACCCTCGACGACGTCTTCCTCACCCTCACCGGCGCACCGACCGCCGACACCACCTCGAAGGAGGCCCTGCGATGA
- a CDS encoding ABC transporter permease, which translates to MSATALTDSMTMLRRNLVHAKRYPSMVFSVVLMPVVLLLVFVFVFGGALEKSSGGNYIDYLTPGMLLMIPAYLTASVAVSVSTDVTKGIVNRFRTMAIAPSSMLTGHVFGTVLLGMLGTVVMMAVAFLVGWRPQANPLEWLAVFGLLALLVFALAWLSVALGLLSPNPEAASNAVFPVIMLPFLGSGLVATDTMPVGMRQFAEYQPFTPITETVRGLLMGTEIGGQGIAALAWCVGLGLAGYLWSARIFAKQAG; encoded by the coding sequence ATGAGCGCGACCGCACTCACCGATTCGATGACCATGCTGCGGCGCAACCTCGTGCACGCCAAGCGCTACCCGAGCATGGTGTTCAGCGTCGTGCTGATGCCGGTGGTGCTGTTGCTGGTGTTCGTGTTCGTCTTCGGCGGCGCGCTGGAGAAGTCCTCCGGCGGCAACTACATCGACTACCTCACCCCCGGCATGCTGCTGATGATCCCGGCCTACCTCACCGCCTCGGTGGCCGTCTCGGTCTCCACCGACGTCACCAAGGGCATCGTCAACCGGTTCCGCACCATGGCGATCGCGCCCTCGTCGATGCTCACCGGGCACGTCTTCGGCACGGTGCTGCTCGGCATGCTCGGCACCGTGGTGATGATGGCGGTGGCGTTCCTGGTCGGCTGGCGGCCGCAGGCGAACCCGCTGGAATGGCTGGCCGTGTTCGGTCTGCTCGCCCTGCTGGTGTTCGCCCTGGCCTGGTTGTCGGTCGCGCTGGGACTGCTCTCGCCCAACCCCGAGGCCGCCAGCAACGCCGTCTTCCCGGTCATCATGCTGCCCTTCCTCGGCAGCGGCCTGGTCGCCACCGACACCATGCCGGTCGGCATGCGCCAGTTCGCCGAGTACCAGCCCTTCACCCCGATCACCGAGACCGTGCGCGGGCTGCTGATGGGCACCGAGATCGGCGGCCAGGGCATCGCCGCGCTGGCCTGGTGTGTCGGGCTCGGACTCGCCGGCTACCTCTGGTCGGCGCGGATCTTCGCCAAGCAGGCGGGCTGA
- a CDS encoding zf-HC2 domain-containing protein codes for MTEIADDYTTWDAAYVLGALGSAERREYEEHLAGCPVCRAAVTELAGLPGMLALVDADTAEAMIGASDERAPAPAAPDLLPTLAAAAERRRRRSRWVAVGAALAGAAAAVAIAVPVLAGREQPAPPVTAEQVLAERSMSPVEPTPIAASFRLLADGDRTRVVMTCDYGAGEQAYTRRYRLAVIGADGSRVDLGEWPAGPGTSLTVDSSVDLAPEQVRRVEITSAETNRVLLTGDV; via the coding sequence ATGACCGAGATCGCCGACGACTACACGACGTGGGACGCGGCGTACGTGCTCGGTGCACTCGGCAGTGCCGAACGCCGCGAGTACGAGGAGCATCTGGCGGGCTGCCCGGTGTGCCGCGCGGCGGTGACCGAACTCGCCGGTCTGCCCGGCATGCTCGCCCTGGTGGACGCCGACACCGCCGAGGCGATGATCGGCGCGAGCGACGAACGGGCGCCGGCGCCCGCCGCCCCCGACCTGTTGCCGACGCTGGCCGCCGCTGCGGAGCGGCGCAGGCGACGCAGCCGCTGGGTCGCCGTGGGCGCCGCGCTCGCGGGTGCGGCCGCCGCCGTCGCGATCGCCGTGCCGGTGCTGGCCGGTCGCGAGCAGCCCGCCCCGCCGGTCACCGCCGAACAGGTGCTGGCGGAACGGTCGATGAGTCCGGTGGAGCCGACGCCGATCGCGGCGAGTTTCCGGCTGCTCGCCGACGGCGATCGCACCCGTGTCGTGATGACCTGCGACTACGGCGCGGGCGAGCAGGCCTACACCCGCCGCTACCGGCTCGCGGTGATCGGCGCCGACGGCAGCCGCGTCGACCTGGGTGAATGGCCCGCGGGCCCGGGCACCTCGCTCACCGTCGACAGCAGCGTCGATCTTGCCCCCGAGCAGGTGCGCCGGGTGGAGATCACCTCGGCGGAGACGAACCGCGTGCTGCTCACCGGCGACGTGTGA
- a CDS encoding sigma-70 family RNA polymerase sigma factor, with product MPDDQAELMRVLYREHAPALWRYTLGLVRDAGRAEDIVQETLLRAWQRPSVLDQSTTSARAWLFTVARNLVVDDFRSARNRREFRTDNPPEQAEPDRSDRALDSWLVADALGGLSADHREVIVRAYYRGLSTNQIAAELDIPAGTVKSRMHYGMRALRLALQEMGVTDR from the coding sequence ATGCCCGACGACCAGGCCGAACTGATGCGGGTGCTCTATCGCGAGCACGCGCCCGCGCTGTGGCGGTACACGCTGGGCCTGGTGCGCGACGCGGGCCGGGCCGAGGACATCGTGCAGGAGACGTTGTTGCGCGCCTGGCAGCGCCCGAGCGTGCTGGACCAGTCGACCACCTCGGCCAGGGCGTGGTTGTTCACCGTGGCCAGGAACCTGGTGGTCGACGATTTCCGCAGCGCGCGCAACCGTCGCGAGTTCCGCACCGACAATCCGCCGGAGCAGGCCGAGCCGGACCGCTCGGATCGTGCCTTGGACAGCTGGCTCGTCGCCGACGCGCTGGGCGGACTGAGCGCCGACCACCGGGAGGTGATCGTGCGCGCCTACTATCGCGGCCTGTCGACCAACCAGATCGCGGCCGAGCTCGACATTCCCGCGGGCACGGTAAAGTCGCGGATGCACTACGGGATGCGCGCGCTGCGGCTGGCCTTGCAGGAGATGGGGGTGACCGACCGATGA
- a CDS encoding YqgE/AlgH family protein — translation MARADDPDERKTQGGHGDRRRREFRGGEQVVRAGTLLLAATDLTEPTFRRSVVYIMEHNDSGSLGVVINRPSETSLADVLPRWSALAADPGTLYFGGPVKRDAALCLGTLKVGASTAGVPGLRRIDGRVVLVDLAADPERIAPLVEGIRVFAGYAGWTFGQLEGELDNEDWIVLSALPTDPISAARPDLWADVLRRQPLPMSLLATHPIEVERN, via the coding sequence GTGGCACGCGCAGACGACCCGGACGAGCGGAAAACTCAGGGCGGGCACGGCGACCGGCGACGGCGCGAATTCCGCGGCGGCGAGCAGGTGGTCCGCGCCGGGACGTTGCTGCTGGCCGCCACCGATCTGACCGAGCCGACGTTCCGCCGCTCGGTCGTCTACATCATGGAGCACAACGACTCGGGCAGTCTCGGCGTGGTGATCAACCGGCCCAGCGAGACCTCGCTCGCCGACGTGCTGCCGCGCTGGTCGGCGTTGGCGGCCGACCCGGGCACGCTCTACTTCGGTGGACCGGTCAAACGCGACGCCGCACTGTGCCTCGGCACGCTGAAGGTGGGTGCCTCCACCGCGGGCGTGCCCGGGTTGCGCCGCATCGATGGCCGGGTCGTGCTCGTCGACCTGGCCGCCGATCCCGAGCGCATCGCACCGCTGGTCGAGGGCATCCGGGTGTTCGCCGGATATGCCGGGTGGACCTTCGGCCAGCTCGAGGGCGAGCTGGACAACGAGGACTGGATCGTGTTGTCCGCGCTGCCCACGGATCCGATCAGCGCGGCGCGCCCCGACCTGTGGGCCGACGTGCTCCGCCGCCAGCCGTTGCCGATGTCGCTGCTGGCCACCCACCCGATCGAGGTCGAACGGAACTGA
- a CDS encoding lysophospholipid acyltransferase family protein — MQPPEVVLENADAVYDYYRDHRQNRLQAWAAYALLGRRFHPRIHYAGQAEQKVRELLRSGRPTIFAINHLSRLDPYTVAAAAWRSPLRRIIGRVRVLAKDELFVDPAQRRKVDMMGGIPVFRGKDHGIRAVNAAGQQMMDICAQRLARGDHLAIFPEGTCNEVDPSRVQAVGSGIGHIAFRAMKLGAQPALVSLALSYGPRPPGAGEPGKEEVKSASFYFGMPVTELPAKPAEIARLVRADLQQAVDGAVANY; from the coding sequence ATGCAACCGCCCGAGGTCGTGCTCGAGAACGCCGACGCCGTCTACGACTACTACCGGGATCACCGCCAGAACCGGCTCCAGGCCTGGGCGGCGTACGCGCTGCTGGGACGGCGCTTCCACCCGCGCATCCACTACGCGGGCCAGGCCGAGCAGAAGGTGCGGGAGCTGCTGCGTTCCGGGCGGCCGACGATCTTCGCGATCAACCACCTGTCGCGGCTGGACCCCTACACGGTCGCGGCGGCGGCCTGGCGCAGCCCGCTGCGCCGGATCATCGGCCGGGTACGCGTGCTGGCCAAGGACGAGTTGTTCGTCGACCCCGCTCAGCGCCGCAAGGTCGACATGATGGGCGGCATCCCGGTGTTCCGCGGCAAGGACCACGGCATCCGGGCGGTGAACGCGGCGGGACAGCAGATGATGGACATCTGCGCGCAGCGGCTGGCCCGTGGCGACCACCTGGCGATCTTCCCCGAGGGCACCTGCAACGAGGTCGATCCGAGCCGGGTGCAGGCCGTCGGCAGCGGCATCGGGCACATCGCCTTCCGCGCCATGAAACTGGGTGCGCAACCCGCACTGGTGAGCCTGGCGCTGAGCTACGGTCCCCGCCCGCCCGGTGCGGGCGAGCCCGGCAAGGAGGAGGTGAAGTCGGCGAGCTTCTACTTCGGCATGCCGGTCACCGAGCTGCCCGCCAAGCCGGCCGAGATCGCGCGCCTGGTGCGCGCGGATCTGCAACAGGCCGTCGACGGCGCCGTCGCGAACTACTGA
- a CDS encoding GNAT family N-acetyltransferase → MSTEVRINPALERFEIFVDGDLAGYAEYQDTASERAFVHTEIHPGYEHRGYAKQLVGAALSASRAEGFGVLPLCPMVRHFVETHTEYIASVPQWARQRMGLPQ, encoded by the coding sequence ATGTCGACCGAGGTCCGCATCAATCCCGCACTGGAACGTTTCGAGATCTTCGTCGACGGCGACCTCGCCGGCTACGCCGAATACCAGGACACGGCCTCCGAACGCGCCTTCGTGCACACCGAGATCCATCCCGGCTACGAACACCGGGGCTACGCGAAACAGCTGGTGGGCGCGGCATTGAGCGCCAGCCGCGCCGAGGGTTTCGGTGTGCTGCCGCTGTGCCCGATGGTGCGCCACTTCGTCGAGACGCACACCGAGTACATCGCCTCGGTGCCGCAGTGGGCCAGGCAGCGGATGGGGCTGCCGCAGTAG
- a CDS encoding alpha/beta hydrolase has protein sequence MMRTRLFRAVSALTAVGAVGASLLCAVATAAPGPVFGDCPEGAVTPGVGVRCAVVSVPMNHAEPDGPRIELTVSRIAASGERRGALFTNPGGPGVDALDFWAQRLSAVPAELVEHYDLLAVQPRGLRWATPLACAVDAAAPGQVSTTDEELKRACDAAQPGYLDTITTENTARDLDAVRAALGLDRIDYLGTSYGTYLGAVYATLFPDRVGRTVLDSNVHPGWIWTEEFAQQQAAGKQRMDDLFGWIAERDAEYHLGSTPLQVYRTWVRLVSAQGGGWYANLTPPPASVADLPGDLPEPLAEIARDGFNGTVEHLVKVQNFLRTLVSGGASAQVPLIGATSVATYTRAFWPTFAEAMAAANADPANVARLRAIAGATATDPTGRFVFSAITCNENAVPGRPEMLGAAVGTIASGGNALDARADLVRSGMSCGTWKPVTTPVPIDGSGLATTPLLLQSRNDALTRYEGGPAMARALGGALVTVEGGDHGTFGRGNPAVDEAVLTYLRTGEVHATVLPEAPLPG, from the coding sequence ATGATGAGGACACGGCTGTTCCGGGCGGTTTCGGCCCTGACCGCGGTGGGCGCCGTCGGTGCGTCGCTGCTCTGCGCAGTCGCGACCGCCGCGCCGGGACCGGTGTTCGGGGACTGCCCCGAGGGCGCGGTCACGCCCGGCGTCGGGGTGCGCTGCGCGGTGGTGAGCGTGCCGATGAACCATGCCGAACCCGACGGTCCCCGAATCGAACTCACCGTCAGCCGCATCGCCGCCTCGGGCGAGCGCCGCGGCGCGCTGTTCACCAACCCCGGTGGCCCGGGTGTCGACGCGCTCGACTTCTGGGCGCAGCGGCTGTCCGCCGTACCCGCCGAACTCGTCGAGCACTACGACCTGCTGGCCGTGCAGCCGCGCGGGCTGCGCTGGGCCACGCCGTTGGCCTGCGCGGTGGATGCGGCCGCCCCCGGCCAGGTCTCGACCACCGACGAGGAACTGAAGCGGGCCTGCGACGCCGCCCAGCCCGGCTACCTCGACACCATCACCACCGAGAACACCGCGCGCGACCTGGATGCGGTGCGCGCCGCGCTCGGCCTCGACCGGATCGACTACCTGGGCACCTCCTACGGCACCTACCTGGGCGCGGTGTACGCCACGCTGTTCCCGGATCGGGTCGGCCGCACGGTGCTCGACTCGAACGTGCACCCGGGCTGGATCTGGACCGAGGAATTCGCCCAGCAGCAGGCCGCGGGCAAGCAGCGCATGGACGACCTGTTCGGCTGGATCGCCGAACGTGACGCCGAATACCACCTGGGCAGTACGCCGTTGCAGGTCTACCGCACCTGGGTGCGGCTGGTCTCGGCGCAGGGCGGCGGCTGGTACGCCAATCTCACCCCGCCGCCCGCGAGCGTCGCCGACTTGCCGGGCGATCTGCCCGAGCCGCTGGCCGAGATCGCCCGCGACGGTTTCAACGGCACGGTCGAGCACCTGGTGAAGGTGCAGAACTTCCTGCGCACCTTGGTGTCCGGCGGCGCCTCGGCCCAGGTACCGCTGATCGGGGCGACGTCGGTGGCCACCTACACCCGCGCGTTCTGGCCGACTTTCGCCGAGGCGATGGCCGCCGCGAACGCCGACCCGGCGAACGTGGCCCGGCTGCGCGCCATCGCCGGTGCGACCGCGACCGATCCCACCGGGCGTTTCGTGTTCTCCGCCATCACCTGCAACGAGAACGCCGTACCCGGCAGGCCGGAGATGCTCGGCGCGGCGGTGGGCACCATCGCCTCGGGCGGCAACGCCCTGGACGCGCGCGCCGATCTGGTGCGTTCCGGGATGAGTTGCGGCACCTGGAAGCCGGTCACCACGCCGGTGCCGATCGACGGCTCGGGCCTGGCGACCACGCCGCTGCTGCTGCAGAGCCGCAACGACGCGCTCACCCGCTACGAGGGCGGACCGGCGATGGCGCGGGCGCTCGGCGGTGCCCTGGTCACCGTCGAGGGCGGCGACCACGGCACCTTCGGGCGCGGCAACCCGGCCGTCGACGAGGCCGTGCTCACCTATCTCCGCACCGGTGAGGTGCACGCGACCGTGCTCCCCGAGGCACCGCTGCCCGGCTGA
- a CDS encoding glycerate kinase family protein produces MTSVPRVLLAPDKFKGSLTAPAVADALARGILAVAPAADLRRVPVADGGDGTVDAFVAAGWRRVRLTAPGPTGQPTDACYAVRGDTAVVELAAVVGLTKLPARQPDPLGASTFGLGVVIADAVAAGAREIVLGLGGSASSDGGAGMLQALGARILDAHGREVGRGGAALAAAARFDPAELPGRLAGVRFTLACDVDNPLLGANGAVRVYGPQKGAGVGDRAILEAALANWAQVVDPSGAGLPGAGAAGGTGFAALTVLGARFRSGIEVILELLGLPALLPGVGLVITGEGSLDEQSLHGKAPIGVADAAGAAGVPVVAAVGRALLPADRLRAAGFTACYALTDLEPDPRRCVEQAAALLERLGARIAADHLR; encoded by the coding sequence ATGACCTCCGTGCCCCGCGTGCTGCTCGCCCCGGACAAGTTCAAGGGCTCGCTGACCGCGCCCGCGGTGGCCGACGCGCTCGCCCGCGGCATCCTCGCGGTCGCACCCGCGGCCGATCTGCGCCGGGTGCCGGTGGCCGACGGCGGTGACGGCACCGTGGACGCGTTCGTCGCCGCGGGGTGGCGGCGGGTGCGGTTGACCGCGCCCGGGCCCACCGGGCAGCCCACCGACGCGTGTTACGCCGTGCGCGGGGACACGGCGGTGGTGGAACTGGCCGCAGTGGTCGGGCTGACGAAACTGCCCGCGCGACAACCCGATCCGCTGGGTGCGAGCACCTTCGGCCTCGGGGTGGTGATCGCCGATGCGGTGGCGGCCGGTGCCCGTGAGATCGTGCTCGGTCTCGGCGGCAGTGCGTCGAGCGACGGCGGCGCGGGAATGCTCCAGGCGCTGGGCGCGCGGATCCTGGACGCGCACGGGCGCGAGGTGGGCCGGGGCGGTGCGGCACTGGCCGCGGCGGCGCGGTTCGATCCCGCCGAGCTGCCCGGCAGGCTGGCCGGGGTGCGGTTCACCCTCGCCTGCGACGTCGACAATCCGCTGCTGGGTGCCAACGGCGCGGTGCGGGTCTACGGCCCGCAGAAGGGCGCCGGCGTCGGTGATCGAGCGATCCTCGAAGCGGCACTGGCGAATTGGGCGCAGGTGGTCGATCCGTCCGGTGCGGGCCTGCCCGGTGCGGGGGCGGCGGGCGGCACGGGTTTCGCGGCCCTGACGGTGCTCGGCGCCCGATTCCGCAGCGGTATCGAGGTGATCCTGGAGCTGTTGGGGTTACCGGCGCTGCTGCCGGGCGTGGGCCTGGTGATCACCGGGGAGGGTTCGCTGGACGAGCAGAGCCTGCACGGCAAGGCACCGATCGGGGTGGCGGACGCGGCCGGGGCGGCGGGCGTGCCCGTGGTCGCCGCCGTCGGCCGGGCGCTCCTGCCCGCCGATCGCCTGCGCGCCGCCGGTTTCACCGCCTGCTACGCGCTCACCGACCTGGAGCCGGACCCGCGGCGCTGTGTCGAACAGGCGGCCGCGCTGCTGGAACGCCTCGGGGCGCGAATCGCCGCGGATCACCTGCGCTGA
- a CDS encoding winged helix-turn-helix transcriptional regulator: protein MDSSSDTAHDVCGMSVAIDVVGGKWKLHLMWVLGEGPRRFGEIRRLLDGVSEKVLTENLRQLEASGVVCREVYAEIPPRVEYSLTPLGEDLALALRPLEAWGERHRDTVLGRLAASC from the coding sequence GTGGACAGCAGCAGTGACACGGCTCACGATGTGTGCGGCATGTCCGTGGCGATCGATGTGGTCGGGGGCAAGTGGAAGCTGCACCTGATGTGGGTGCTGGGCGAGGGGCCGCGGCGCTTCGGCGAGATCCGGCGGCTGCTCGACGGCGTGAGCGAGAAGGTGCTCACCGAGAACCTGCGCCAGCTCGAGGCGAGCGGGGTGGTGTGCCGGGAGGTGTACGCGGAGATCCCGCCGCGCGTGGAGTATTCGCTCACCCCGCTCGGCGAGGACCTCGCACTCGCGCTGCGCCCGCTCGAGGCCTGGGGCGAACGGCACCGCGACACCGTACTGGGCAGGCTCGCCGCCAGCTGCTGA
- a CDS encoding NAD(P)-dependent oxidoreductase, giving the protein MSEQSTRSVSVIGLGPMGQAMVRAFLAAGVEVTVWNRSAAKIDAMVALGARRAATVAEALDANQVTVLSLTHYAAMYDVLGQALDHLPGKTVVNLSSDSPEHARQGAAWVREHGARFLNGGVMSAGDDLTHPASYIFFSGPREDFDAVAGLLRPLSPQEYLGTDDGLAQLFYQGLLTIFHPWLLAFDQATAMIANAGHDIGAFVEYAVRSNAAFPHFMQQMSAANQQGGWADLASLKMMDAGAQHVIDASEEVGVDATLAHAAQAFWRKAVAASEEAGQPVSTYALMRGGAA; this is encoded by the coding sequence ATGTCCGAGCAGTCCACCCGTTCGGTCTCCGTGATCGGTCTCGGCCCGATGGGCCAGGCGATGGTCCGGGCCTTCCTCGCCGCCGGTGTCGAGGTGACCGTGTGGAACCGCAGCGCCGCCAAGATCGACGCGATGGTCGCGCTCGGCGCGCGGCGCGCCGCCACGGTCGCCGAGGCGCTGGACGCCAACCAGGTCACCGTGCTGAGCCTGACCCACTACGCCGCCATGTACGACGTGCTCGGCCAGGCGCTCGACCACCTGCCGGGCAAGACGGTGGTCAACCTCTCGTCGGATTCGCCGGAGCACGCCCGCCAGGGCGCGGCGTGGGTTCGCGAACACGGCGCGCGCTTCCTCAACGGCGGGGTGATGTCGGCGGGTGACGACCTCACCCATCCGGCGTCCTACATCTTCTTCAGCGGGCCGCGCGAGGACTTCGACGCCGTGGCCGGCCTGCTGCGCCCGCTGAGCCCGCAGGAGTACCTGGGCACCGACGACGGGCTGGCCCAGCTGTTCTACCAGGGCCTGTTGACGATCTTCCATCCATGGCTGCTGGCGTTCGACCAGGCCACCGCGATGATCGCCAACGCCGGGCACGACATCGGCGCCTTCGTCGAGTACGCGGTGCGCTCCAACGCCGCCTTCCCGCACTTCATGCAGCAGATGTCGGCGGCGAACCAGCAGGGCGGCTGGGCGGACCTGGCGAGCCTGAAGATGATGGACGCGGGCGCGCAGCACGTCATCGACGCGAGCGAGGAGGTGGGCGTCGACGCCACCCTCGCCCACGCCGCACAGGCGTTCTGGCGCAAGGCCGTCGCGGCGAGCGAGGAGGCGGGGCAGCCGGTGTCGACCTACGCGCTGATGCGTGGCGGCGCGGCCTGA
- a CDS encoding helix-turn-helix transcriptional regulator has translation MLRAERGISRRELAEALGVHYQTIGYLERGEYSPSLHLALRIAAYFEVAVEVVFSTTPFPRLGAETA, from the coding sequence ATGCTGCGCGCCGAGCGCGGCATCTCCCGCCGCGAGCTGGCCGAGGCGCTCGGCGTGCACTATCAGACCATCGGCTACCTCGAACGCGGCGAGTACAGCCCCAGCCTGCACCTGGCGCTGCGCATCGCGGCCTACTTCGAGGTGGCCGTCGAGGTCGTCTTCTCCACGACGCCGTTTCCACGCCTCGGCGCCGAAACCGCCTGA
- a CDS encoding ABC transporter permease, whose protein sequence is MNPTSVAVRAGLARGGIEFRQSLTNGQDLFGMLFWPVIMLVVLYFMRDATFESSGFGLGALALPSILGMLVAFNGMFGMSQLLATEREDGTLLRAKATPNGMVGYLVGKIVLVSGWVLVPFVVVLLPGMFMVGGVELDSAGAWFALAGVVLLGMLATLPIGAIIGSLFTSPRGVGFASMPIMGLVAVSGIFYPITAMPGWVQGLAQCFPVYWLGLGMRAAMLPDAAAAVELGGSWRWPATVAVLGAWSAVGLVVAPVLLRRMARRESGSSVAARREKAMQRAY, encoded by the coding sequence ATGAATCCGACCAGCGTGGCCGTGCGCGCGGGGCTCGCGCGCGGCGGCATCGAGTTCCGGCAGTCACTGACCAACGGGCAGGACCTGTTCGGCATGTTGTTCTGGCCGGTGATCATGCTCGTCGTGCTCTATTTCATGCGCGACGCGACCTTCGAGTCGAGCGGCTTCGGGTTGGGCGCGCTGGCTTTGCCGAGCATCCTGGGCATGCTGGTGGCCTTCAACGGCATGTTCGGCATGTCGCAGCTGCTGGCGACCGAACGCGAGGACGGCACGCTGCTGCGGGCCAAGGCCACGCCCAACGGAATGGTCGGCTACCTGGTCGGCAAGATCGTGCTCGTGTCCGGCTGGGTGCTGGTTCCGTTCGTGGTGGTGCTCCTCCCGGGGATGTTCATGGTCGGCGGAGTCGAATTGGACTCTGCCGGAGCCTGGTTCGCGCTGGCGGGTGTCGTCCTGCTCGGCATGCTGGCCACCTTGCCGATCGGGGCGATCATCGGTTCGCTGTTCACCAGCCCCCGCGGCGTCGGGTTCGCCTCCATGCCGATCATGGGCCTGGTCGCGGTGTCGGGCATCTTCTACCCGATCACCGCGATGCCGGGCTGGGTGCAGGGGTTGGCGCAGTGCTTCCCGGTGTACTGGCTCGGCCTCGGCATGCGCGCGGCGATGCTGCCCGACGCCGCCGCCGCGGTGGAACTCGGCGGTTCGTGGCGGTGGCCGGCAACCGTGGCGGTGCTCGGCGCCTGGTCGGCCGTCGGGCTCGTCGTGGCGCCGGTGCTGCTGCGTAGGATGGCGCGCCGGGAGTCCGGTTCCAGCGTCGCCGCCCGGCGGGAGAAGGCTATGCAGCGTGCCTACTGA